A stretch of the Zonotrichia albicollis isolate bZonAlb1 chromosome 31, bZonAlb1.hap1, whole genome shotgun sequence genome encodes the following:
- the LOC141725774 gene encoding class II histocompatibility antigen, B-L beta chain-like, with the protein MAAEGRRLCGVGIRGVFQRMTKSECYFINGTEKVKYVQRSIYNRDQFIMFDSDVGHFVGFTRYGEKLAKRWNSNAVFMEDRRTAVDWFCRCWYKNFTPFITERRVSPSVSISLVPPSSSQPGRGRLLCSVMDFYPAAIQVRWFQGQQELSEHVVATDVVPNGDWTYQLLVLLETPPWRGLSYSCQVERVSLEQPLRRHWGTGEPLGALAEPLGCAGSHWEGAGESRAGTGRGAGA; encoded by the exons ATGGCGGCCGAGGGGCGCAGGTTGTGCGGAGTGGGGATCCGGG GGGTGTTCCAGAGGATGACAAAGTCCGAGTGTTACTTCATTAACGGCACGGAGAAGGTGAAGTACGTCCAGAGATCCATCTACAACCGGGATCAGTTCATAATGTTCGACAGCGACGTGGGGCACTTTGTGGGGTTCACCCGCTATGGGGAGAAGTTGGCCAAGCGCTGGAACAGCAATGCGGTATTCATGGAGGACAGACGGACTGCGGTTGACTGGTTCTGCCGGTGCTGGTACAAGAATTTTACCCCGTTCATCACGGAGCGCCGAG tgtcccccagtgtgTCCATCTCGCTGGTGCCCCCCTCGAGCTCCCAGCCCGGCCGCGGCCGCCTGCTCTGCTCCGTGATGGATTTctaccctgctgccatccaggtgaggtggttccagggccagcaggagctttCGGAGCACGTGGTGGCCACCGACGTGGTCCCCAACGGGGACTGGACctaccagctgctggtgctgctggaaaccCCCCcctggcgcgggctcagctacagctgccaggtggagcgcgtcagcctggagcagcccctgaggcGGCACTGGGGTACGGGGGAGCCCCTGGGGGCGCTGGCAGagccactgggctgtgctgggagtcactgggagggagctggagagagccgggctgggactgggagaggggctggggcctAG